From Paenibacillus sp. FSL H8-0537:
TGGCTTCACTTTTTTTGCAGCGACGATTCTGTATGTATTGCAAATATTAGGGGCGCTCAATTTGCCGATTATCGGCGACTATATTGCGGATATCGTTCGCATCGTTCAGATTCAGCTGGAAGGGAAAAACTACTAAGCAGCTGTTACATACACGGACCAACGCTCCGCTATTTATTCATAACGCCAGTAGGGCAAGAACAGGGGCATTTTATGAACAAATAACGGAGGTGCCGTCCGTTAGCGAAATGGCTTTAACTGTCCTGCTCCAAATGATGGTCGCCTTCATTGCTTTCCATATAACGCTTATATTGTGAATTATGAATAATGGACACATGGCGTCCGGTTATATCGGTGGCGACGAAGCTTTCAAGCTGCTCCACAAAACCTTCATTTTCCTCTGAAGCAGAGCCAATATGCTCATAATCGGTGGCCTCGCGATTAGCAGACATGGCCGGGGAGTCTGAGTTGCCCCATTGCTCGACAATTTGCCAAGCATCCTCACCGTCGAAGCCGGCCCAGCCCGTGTATGCTTTATCACTGGAATAGCCGTAAGGCAGTTGGATTGTTTCTTCCTCCACAGGACGATGATAAGTTAGATCCTGACGCGGGGCATGGTCTAGACAATATAAGCAATCGGGGATCGCCTCCAGCCGCTCATAAGGAATCGGCTCCTTGCACACGATGCAGGAACCGTAGGTCCCGTTTTGAAAAGCTTCCAGCGCCGCATCGATTCTGTTCAAATGCAGCTCCTCCTGCTCCAGCAGGGCAATATCCTTGCTGCGCTCGAATAAATCGGTTCCAGCATCTGCTGGATGATTGTCCACCGCTGACAGCTCGCTGTTGCTTGCTTTCCACTCGGAATCAAGGCCATAATGCCCGTTATGCTCAAGTCGTTGTTCAATGTCTTGCTTGTCCGATATTAATCGAGCGTGAAGCTCGCTAAGCTGTTCCATCGTAGGCAGCCGCATGGCAGGCACCGTCCTTTGTTCATTTAGTCCTCTGCGCCGCAGAGGCTGGCTCATTCCATATTGACTATGCTACAATAGCTTGGGACATATGACGGAATGTTATGCAGACGGATAGCCCTTGCATGCACAACGAAAGGAGAAAGTAGATGCGTTATTACTACTACTGGATCGCTTTATTCGTATTTGTTGTAGATTTTATAACGAAGAAAATAATTGCGACAAAGATGAACCTGGGTGATTTGATTAGTGTAATTGGCAATTTCTTTTACATTACTTCGCATCGCAACAGGGGAGCTGCCTTTGGTATCTTGCAGGAGCAGCGTTTATTTTTTATCGTCATTACAATTGTTATTTTAGCCGCGATTATCTGGTACATACAAACGACTCGGAAACTCGGCAAAGTATGGTTGTTGACAGGTCTTGGACTTGTGCTTGGCGGAGCGTTCGGTAATTTTCTTGACCGGGCGATGTACGGCGAAGTTGTCGATTTCCTGTTGTTTAATTTCGGCAGCTATTCATTCCCGATTTTTAATGTCGCTGATTCGGCGATTTGTGTAGGTGTCGTGCTGATATTGATTGATGCCTTGCTGACCTCGAAACAAGAGAAGCAGGATCAAATGAGAAGTGAAGAGGATAAGGAGTCTAACCCGAATGAGCAGCAAACCGTTTGATGGACAAGAGGTAGAGCAAGAGATGGATCAGGAAGAACAGGAACAAATGGGGTTTGTCATTGACGAGGATCAAGCTGGCGAACGTCTGGATAAAGTCGTAACCGAAGCGATGGATGATCCTGCAATATCCCGTACGCAAGTACAGGAATGGCTTAAGGCTGAGGCGGTTACGGTGAATGGACAAATAGGCAAAAGAAATTATAAAGTTGCTGCCGGCGATGTTATCGTCGTTACGATTCCAGAACTGGAAGAGGCGGTCATCGATCCTGAAAATATTCCGCTTGATATCGTCTATGAGGATAGCGACGTCATCGTCATTAATAAGCCGCGTGGACTAGTCGTTCACCCTGCGCCGGGTCATTCATCCGGTACCGTTGTCAACGCGCTCATGTATCATTGCAAAGACTTGTCGGGCATTAACGGTGTACTGCGCCCTGGCATCGTCCATCGTATTGACAAGGACACTTCAGGACTGCTGATGATTGCGAAAAATGATTTGGCTCATGCTTCGCTCGCTGCGCAGCTGAAGGACCACACCATTACGCGCAAATATATCGGTTTGGTGCATGGCAATTTGCCGCATGATCATGGCACAATTGATGCGCCGATCGGCAGAGATACGAATGATCGTAAAATGTTCACGGTCACGGAGCGCAACAGCAAGCATTCGGTCACGCATTTCATGGTTATCGAGCGTATTGGGGAAGACTATTCGCTAGTGGAGCTTCAGCTGGAAACAGGGCGCACGCATCAAATCCGCGTGCATCTAAAATATATTGGCTATCCGCTGGCAGGCGATCCGATGTATGGACGCAATAAAACGGTCGCGCTCAAGGGGCAAGCCTTGCATGCTGCCGTGCTTGGCTTTAAGCACCCGCGCACAGGTGAGCTCATGCATTTCGAAGCGCCGATTCCTGGCGATATGAACCATGTATTGAACGTGCTTCGCGGTCGTTAAATCGAAGACAGGTTGGCAGGTGTGCAGCTTTGCAGTAGCGCAAAAATACAAACTTTTGGGCAAATCCTTTATTAAGTCTCAGGGAAAAGTAAGCTATTCTAGTAGTTAAAGGATTGGTGATAAATAATGACGAACATTAATCATAATTACCAGGAGCTGCAAGGCAGCTATTTATTCTCTGAAATTGCGAAACGCCGTACACAGTTTATTAAAGAAAATCCAAATGCTGAAATTATCAGCTTAGGGATTGGCGACGTTACGCGGGGTTTGCCGGAAGCGGTTGTTAAAGCGATGCATGAAGCAGTGGACGAGCTGGCTGTACCTGGTTCATTCCGCGGCTATGGCCCGGAGCAAGGGTATGATTTCTTGATTAATGCGGTTATCGAGAATGATTACAAAGCACGCGGCGTCGATATTCAAACGAACGAAGTCTTTCTGAGCGATGGCTCGAAATGCGACGTCGGCAACATTCAGGAGATTTTTAGCCAAAACAGCATTGTCGCAGTTCAAGATCCGGTTTATCCGGTTTATGTGGATACGAATGTTATGGCTGGACGCTCCGGCAAATACAATACCGATACGAAGCGTTATGAAAATATCGTTTACCTGGAATGCACGGCGGAAAACAACTTCACGCCAAGCCTGCCAGACCGCAAGGTGGATCTGATTTACCTTTGTTACCCGAACAACCCGACGGGCATGACGCTTTCCCGCGAGGAATTGCAAAAATGGGTTGATTATGCGAAAAGCAACAACTGCATCATTCTTTACGATTCAGCTTATGAAGCCTTCATCCAAGAATCGGATGTGCCGCATAGCATTTATGAAATCGAAGGCGCGAAGGAAGTCGCCATCGAATTCCGCAGCTTCTCCAAAACGGCAGGCTTCACAGGCGTTCGTTGTGCCTACACCGTCGTTCCTCGCGAGCTGAAAGGCTTCGATGACAACGGCAAGGAAGTATTGATTAATGATCTGTGGAACCGTCGTCACACAACGAAGTTCAACGGTGTGTCTTACGTTACTCAGCGCGGCGCAGCAGCGATCTACTCGCCAGAAGGCAAAGAGCAGATTAAAGCGCTTGTTGACTACTACATGGCGAATGCGAAAATTATTCGCGACGGTCTTGCTTCGCTCGGCCTAGAAGTATTTGGTGGCGTAAATGCGCCTTACATTTGGCTCAAAACGCCAAACGGCCTTGATTCATGGGCATTTTTCGATAAGCTGCTTTCGGAAGCGAACATCGTGGGTACGCCAGGCGTCGGCTTTGGACAAAGCGGCCAAGGCTACTTCCGCCTGACTGCCTTCGGCAGCCGCGAGAACACGGAAAAAGCGGTTGAGCGTATTCGCAAAATGTCGCTGTAAGCCAAGCGGCTTGCATAAGATATGCGATAAAACAAAAAAGCTTCGCAACCTCAGGTTGTGGAGTTTTTTTAATAATAAGCGTTGATACGGCTAGTTCTTATTTGCAGCGCTGCTGTTCTCGCGTTGGTTATCCTTGTTTAATTTTTTCTTCATATAATAAACGACAATGAGCAGCAGAGGCAGTAGGCAGTACAAACCCTCCTGCTGGCAAAATAACCGTAACTGCTTGTTAGTATGCCAACGGCCTGTAAAAAATATGTTATTTATCCAATTAAAGGCTGTCGGTACGTATTTACTGCTGCTGCCCCTTGACATCTTATGTCGAACGTGGGATAATTCCTTTGGTATAAAGTTGTACCTTTAACTCAGTCCTGAGAGGCTGGCAAGGTAGCGTGAATAGTTGATTAATTAAGCTGGGGACTAGCAACTCCTCATCTTCCGCAACTCATGAGGTTGGCGGGGATGGATGGAATCCACAGCGGTTAATCATGGGCTCCTTGCGAATACGCAAGGAGTCTTTTTTATAAAGCGCCTTGATGAGAGTTGGCAGTTTAACCTGCGCTAGGATGGGAGGTAACGTAACGGTGGAAGAAGAGCACTTGGTCATTATGGATGATGCAGCCATTCGCCGCGCACTCACCCGCATCGCCCACGAGATCGTGGAGAAGAACAAAGGCATCGACAACTGTACGCTGGTCGGCATTCGGACAAGAGGCGTTTATTTAGCCCGAAGAATAGCGGAGCGCGTTCAGGAAATTGAAGGCAAGCCTGTTTTGGTCAAGGAGCTGGATATTACCCGCTATCGCGATGATGGCAAGGCGCTAGGCAGCCGCACCGAGATGGAAGCAGGCATGATCGGCGAGATGGATGTCGAATTGTCGGTCGTACAGGACCGCAATATTATTTTGTTCGACGATGTGCTGTATACCGGCCGGACGATTCGCGCCGCGATGGATGCGGTGATGGATTGCGGCAGGCCGCAAAGCATTCAGCTTGCTGTGCTGGTTGACCGCGGTCATCGGGAATTGCCGATAAGGCCGGATTTTGTAGGCAAAAATGTGCCATCCTCCAAACAAGAGCAAATCTCCGTTACGCTAACCGAGATTGATTCCTTAGACCAGGTGAAAATTATTCATCAGAGGGGGCAAGCCTAAATGACACTTTTACAGCTCAAACAGCGCAGTTTGCTTGGTTTGAAGGAGCTTGACGCAGAGGGAATTATCGCCATATTGGATCGTGCCGCTCATTGGGAGCAGCAGGAGACGAAAGTGCAGAACGTGCTGCAGGGCAAGTTTGCAGCTAACATGTTTTTTGAGAACAGCACGCGAACACGCTTTTCCTTCGAGGTAGCGGAGAAGCGGCTTGGGGCGGAAGTGCTGAACTTCTCGGCAGCCGTATCGAGTGTGCAGAAGGGCGAGTCGGTATATGATACCGTTCGCACCTTGGAGTCGATGGGCATAGACGTCGGCATCATCAGGCTCAAGCCGATTGGCTTGCTTGCCGAACTGGCTACGAAAATTAAAGTGCCGCTGATTAACGCGGGGGATGGCAACAACGAGCATCCGACGCAGGCGCTGCTTGATCTATATACGATGCGCAAGCAATTTGGCGCGATTAAAGGTTTGACCGTCTCGATTATCGGAGACATTTTGCATAGCCGCGTAGCGCGTTCGAACTTATATGCGCTGCAAAAGCTGGGCGCTACGGTGAAGTTTTGCGCTCCTGCGAACTTGCAGGCGTCCGACCTTGACGCCCGTTATGTGACGATGGAGGAAGCGCTGAAATCCGATGTCGTGATGATGCTGCGGGTACAGCTGGAGCGTCACGAAAGCGGCATGCTGAGCTCGGCTGAAAGCTACCGCGAGCAGTTTGGACTTACGGTGGAGCGAGCAGCGACAATGCCGGATCACGCGATTATTATGCACCCGGCGCCGATCAACCGCAATGTTGAAATAGACGATGAGCTTGTCGAGCATGCCAAGTCCCAGATTTTTAAGCAGATGGAGCACGGGGTTCCGGTCAGAATGGCCGTCATAGAACGGGCTTTAAACTAACTTTTAGATGAAATCGGGAGGGTGAACAACTATGTCATTATGGATTATTAACGGCAGCGTATGGGATACAGCCGCAAGCGGCCTAGTGAAGCAGCATATTCGAATTGAGGATGGCAAAATCGCCGAGCTTGCAAGCGGCGAAACAACGCCAGATACAGGTTCAGCAGAAGTGATTGACGCAGAGGGCAAGCTTGTATCAGCCGGCTTCATCGATATGCACGTGCATTTGCGTGATCCTGGCTTTGAATATAAAGAAGACATTGCAACAGGGACGCGTTCAGCAGCGAAAGGCGGATTTACAACAATCGCCTGCATGCCGAACACTCGCCCGGTGACAGATACACCAGAAACGATTAAATATATTTTGGACAAAAATGCGAAGGAAGGCGTCGTTCGCGTCCTGCCTTACGCCGCTATTTCTAAAAATCAGCTCGGACGTGAGCTGACGGACTTTGCAGCGCTGAAAGCGGCTGGCACGATTGGCTTTACCGACGATGGAGTCGGTGTACAAAGCGCCCAAATGATGAAGGATGCGATGGCGCTGGCAAAGTCGCTTGACATGCCGGTCATTGCGCACTGCGAGGACAATACGCTCGTTGAGGGATTGTTCGTCTCGGAAGGCAAGTTTTCAAGCGAGAACGGACTGAAGGGCATTCCGAATGAATCAGAAGCGATTCATGTTGGCCGCGACATTTTGCTGGCAGAAGCGACAGGCGTTCATTATCACGTCTGCCATGTGAGCACCGAGCAATCGGTAAGGCTGATCCGCCTTGGCAAGCAAATCGGCGTCAACGTAACCGCTGAGGTTTGCCCGCATCATCTGGTGCTGTCGGACGAGGATATTCCAGGCTTTGACGCCAATTGGAAAATGAACCCGCCGCTGCGCACGCCGCGCGATGTAGCTGCGGTCATCGAAGCGCTGGAGGACGGCACGATCGACATGATCGTAACGGATCATGCGCCGCATAGCGCGGAAGAGAAAGCTCGCGGCATGCAGCTTGCGCCGTTCGGAATTGTCGGCTTTGAGACAGCTTTCCCGCTGCTTTACACGCAGTTTGTTAAAACCGGCAAATGGACGCTTGGGTTCCTGCTGGATCGTATGACAGCTGACCCGGCACGAGTGTTCAAGCTCGAGACAGGCCGCCTGGCAGCAGGCGCGCCTGCTGATCTGACGATTGTGGATTTGGATAGCGAGCGCGCAGTTGATCCGGCAACCTTTGCCTCGCGCAGCAACAACACGCCTTTCGGCGGCTGGAAGCTGCAAGGCTGGCCGGTAGCGACGATTGTGAATGGTGCGGTTGTGTGGTCGGAGCAAGCATAAGAACGTTAACTTGGATATGCTAATTGACATATAGGAATACGAAGACCTGAGGAGTGAGACGGATGCAAGCGAGATTATTATTGGAAGATGGAACATTATTTACAGGACTATCCTTCGGCGCGGAAGTGCAAACGATGGGTGAGGTTGTTTTTAATACAGGAATTACGGGTTACCAGGAAGTATTGTCTGATCCGTCCTATTGTGGACAAATCGTAACGATGACTTATCCACTAATCGGCAACTATGGTATTTCACGCGATGACTTTGAGTCGATTCGCCCGTATATCCACGGCTTTGTCGTACGCCGCAATGAACCGGTGCCGAGCAACTGGCGCGCCCAATATTCGCTTGAGCAGCTGCTTAAGGAATATGGCATTCCGGGCATCAGCGAAATCGACACGCGCATGCTGACGCGGATTTTGCGTCACCATGGCACGATGAGAGGTCTGCTTACGACAGGCAACGAGCGCATTGAAGAGCTGCAAGAGCGCCTTGGCTTGTCTACACTAATGACGGATCAAGTAGCACGCACATCGACGAAGCATGTATTCTCCAGCCCAGGCAATGGCGAGCGCATTGTGCTTGTAGACTTTGGTGCAAAAAGCGGGATTTTGCGCGAGCTGACTAAGCGCGGCTGCGACGTCGTAGTTGTGCCTCATGACACGACGGCTGAAGAAATTCGCCGCCTGGCACCGGATGGCATTCAGCTGTCCAACGGCCCTGGGGACCCGAAAGATGTTCCACATGCGGTTAAAATGATTTCCGAGCTGCTCGGCGAGTTCCCGATCTTCGGCATCTGCCTTGGACACCAGCTGTTCGCACTCGCTTGCGGCGCTGACACAACGAAGCTTAAATTCGGCCACCGCGGCGGCAACCATCCGGTGAAGGAATTGGCAACGAACCGCTGCTACATTACTTCGCAGAATCATGGCTACACCGTAATGGAAGATTCGATTGCGAACTCCGGTCTGACCGTAACGCATATCAACAATAATGACCGTACGATTGAAGGGCTGAAGCATAATACGCATCCTGCATTTTCGGTGCAATACCACCCAGAAGCTGCTCCAGGACCGTATGATTCCAGCTATCTGTTTGACGAATTCCTGAGTATGATTCGCACACATAAATTAAATAACCCGCAAAAGCGTCGCCAAGCCGTACTCGCGGAAACGTTGAAAGTGAAGGGGGAGCTTCAGTATGCCCAAAAATAATAAACTCAAAAAAATTCTCGTGATTGGCTCCGGCCCGATTGTTATCGGCCAAGCCGCTGAATTCGACTATGCTGGCACGCAAGCTTGCCAGGCGCTTATGGAAGAAGGCTACGAGGTTGTATTGATTAACAGCAACCCGGCTACGATTATGACAGACACAAACATGGCTGATAAAGTATATATCGAGCCAATTACGCTTGAATTTGTATCGCAAATCATTCGTCAGGAGCGTCCGGACGGCTTGCTGCCGACGCTTGGCGGCCAAACAGGCCTTAACATGGCGGTAGAACTGGCTCGCGCTGGCGTATTGGAAGCGGAAAATGTACAGCTTCTCGGCACGCAGCTGACAGCTATTGAGAAAGCTGAGGACCGCGATTTGTTCCGCGAGCTGATGCGCGAGCTGGAGCAGCCGGTACCTGAGAGTGACATCGTAACGACAGTTGAAGGCGCAGTTGCTTTTGCCAACAAAATCGGCTACCCGATTATCGTTCGTCCTGCCTATACGCTTGGCGGTACAGGCGGCGGTATTTGCGCAAATGAAGAAGAATTGCTGGAGACGGTTGCTTCCGGTATTCGTTACAGCCCAATCGGCCAATGTCTGATTGAAAAATCGATTGCCGGCTTGAAGGAAGTGGAATACGAAGTTATGCGTGATGCGAATGACAACTGTATCGTTGTCTGCAACATGGAGAACTTCGACCCGGTTGGCGTACATACTGGTGACAGTATCGTAGTAGCGCCTAGCCAAACGCTGTCGGACCGCGAGTATCAAATGCTTCGTTCCGCTTCGCTTAAAATCATTCGCGCTTTGAACATCGAAGGCGGCTGTAACGTACAGTTCGCGCTTGATCCACAAAGCTTCCAATATTATGTAATTGAAGTTAACCCGCGCGTTAGCCGCTCTTCGGCGCTGGCTTCCAAAGCGACAGGCTACCCGATTGCCAAAATGGCTGCTAAAATCGCAATTGGCTACACGCTTGATGAAATCGTGAACCCAGTAACAGGCCAGACGTATGCTTGCTTTGAGCCTACACTGGATTACATCGTATCGAAAATTCCGCGCTGGCCGTTTGACAAGTTCGTGAATGCGAACCGCAAGCTTGGCACGCAAATGAAAGCGACAGGCGAAGTTATGGCGATTGGCCGTACATTCGAGGAGTCGATTCATAAAGCGGTTCGTTCCCTTGAAATTGGCACGCATCGCATCCACTTGAAGGAAGCGACAGAACTCAGCGATGATGTGCTGCGCACACGCCTTCAAAAGCCGGATGATGAGCGTATGTTCCTGGTAGGCGAAGCATTCCGCCGTGGTTATGCTTTGCAGGAAATTCAAGATCTGACGAACATTGACTGGTGGTTCCTGGACAAAATCGAAGGCATCGTAGCATTCGAGGATAAAATCCGCCAGGAAGCAACGCTTTCCCGTGAAATGCTGTACCAGGCGAAGCGCAGAGGCTTCTCCGACCGTTCAATTGCTGAGCTTCGCAAAGAAGGCAATCCGAATGGCAGCCACACGAATGAGCATGATATTCGCACTTACCGTAAAGAGCTTGATATCGTACCTGTATACAAAATGGTTGATACATGCGCCGCTGAGTTTGAAGCGAGCACGCCTTACTACTATTCGACATACGAGGTAGAGAACGAAGTAACGCCTTCGACGAAAGAGAAAGTGCTTGTTCTTGGCTCTGGCCCGATTCGGATCGGACAAGGCATTGAGTTTGACTATTCGACGGTTCATGCGGTATGGGCGATTCAGAAAGCTGGTTATGAAGCGGTTATTATCAATAACAATCCAGAGACGGTGTCGACCGATTTCAGCACATCGGACCGCTTGTACTTTGAGCCATTATTCCTTGAAGATGTAATGAACGTTATTGAGCAAGAAAAGCCAATCGGCGTAATCGTACAGTTCGGTGGCCAAACGGCGATTAACCTCGCAGCTCCGCTGTCCAAAGCTGGCGTGAAAATTCTCGGCTCCAGCCTGGAAAGCATCGACATGGCAGAGGATCGCAAGAAGTTCGAAGCTTTGCTTCGCAGCTTGAACGTTGCTCAGCCGGAAGGCAACACGGTAACCTCTGTTGGCGAAGCAGTAGAAACTGCACAAAAACTCGGTTATCCTGTACTCGTTCGTCCTTCGTACGTATTGGGCGGCCGCGCGATGGAAATCGTATATTCGGATGAAGATTTGCTGAGCTACATGGAAGTAGCTGTGAAAATCAATCCTGAGCATCCTGTACTCATCGACCGTTATATGCTTGGCATGGAAGCGGAAGTTGATGCGATTTGTGATGGCGACACTGTGCTGATCCCAGGCATCATGGAGCATATTGAGCGCGCAGGCGTTCACTCCGGCGACTCAATTGCCGTGTATCCGCCGCAATCGTTGTCTGACAGCGTGAAGGAGCAAATCGTCGAAATTACGATTAAAGTATCCAAGGCGCTGAACGTAATCGGCTTGGTTAACATTCAGTTCGTTATTCATAACGAAATTGTATATGTCATTGAAGTAAATCCGCGTTCGTCGCGTACGGTTCCATTCCTGAGCAAAGTAACGAACTTGCAGATGGCTAACCTTGCGACACAAGCGATTCTTGGCACGAAGCTGGCTGATCTTGGCCATAAAGACGGTCTGTGGCCTGAAGATGAATATGTATCGGTTAAAGTTCCGGTCTTCTCGTTCGCGAAGCTGCGCCGTGTTGACCCTACCTTGACACCGGAGATGAAATCGACGGGTGAAGTTATGGGACGCGATGTGCAATATGCGAAAGCCTTGTACAAAGGTTTGCTAGGCGCAGGCATGAAAATCCCGACAACGGGCTCGATCATTGCCACCGTTGCGGATAAAGATAAAGAAGAAGCGCTCGAATTGCTTCGTGGCTTCTACAGCATTGGCTACAAAATCATTGCAACTGGCGGTACGGCAGCTATGCTTGAAGAAGCGGGCATGGTGGTAACGACAGTGAACAAGCTTAGCGAAGGATCGCCGAACATTCTTGATCTGATCCGTGAAGGCAAAGCACAGTTCGTCTTCAATACGCTGACAAAAGGCAAAACGCCTGAGCGCGACGGCTTCCGTATTCGCCGTGAAGCGGTTGAGAACGGCGTCGTATGTATGACGTCGCTTGATACGGTTCGCGCCTTGCTGCGGATGATGGAAACCATCAACTTCTCCTCGCGTTCGATGCCTACACTGCTGCACAAATAAGTTTTAGCAAGCACGGCCAGCGCCGATTGCCTGCGGCCCGCAAATGGCTTTGCTTTTGCGGGTGCGCGTGGCGCGGCGGATGGCCTTTTTAATGCGCATATTTCTTGAAAATACGGCAAAGGGGACGGTTAACGATGAGTTTGACACGGGAACGGGAACAGGCAGCCGGAAAAATTATGGTTGCGCTCGATTATGCGGACGCGGCTTCAGCCGAGCGCTTATTGAATGAACTGGAAGGTATTCCTTGTTATATGAAGGTGGGCATGCAGCTGTTTTATGCAGCAGGACCTGCGTTTATAACGGGGCTCAAGGAGCGGGGCTACAAAGTTTTCCTTGATGTGAAAATGCATGATATTCCGAACACGGTCAAAGGCGGCTCAGGCAGCGTCACCCGGCTTGGCGTCGACATGTTCAATGTCCATGCTGCGGGCGGAAGCGCGATGCTTGCGGCAGCGGTCGAAGGCATGGAAGCTGCGCTTGCTGTGGGACAAGCAAAGCCTAGTATTATTGCAGTGACTCAGCTAACCAGCACCAATCAAACGACGCTAAATGAGCAAATTGGCATTGCTGGCACGGTTGAGCAAGCTGTTCTGCGTTATGCAGAGCTTGCCCGCGCTGCGGGTCTGA
This genomic window contains:
- the carB gene encoding carbamoyl-phosphate synthase large subunit — its product is MPKNNKLKKILVIGSGPIVIGQAAEFDYAGTQACQALMEEGYEVVLINSNPATIMTDTNMADKVYIEPITLEFVSQIIRQERPDGLLPTLGGQTGLNMAVELARAGVLEAENVQLLGTQLTAIEKAEDRDLFRELMRELEQPVPESDIVTTVEGAVAFANKIGYPIIVRPAYTLGGTGGGICANEEELLETVASGIRYSPIGQCLIEKSIAGLKEVEYEVMRDANDNCIVVCNMENFDPVGVHTGDSIVVAPSQTLSDREYQMLRSASLKIIRALNIEGGCNVQFALDPQSFQYYVIEVNPRVSRSSALASKATGYPIAKMAAKIAIGYTLDEIVNPVTGQTYACFEPTLDYIVSKIPRWPFDKFVNANRKLGTQMKATGEVMAIGRTFEESIHKAVRSLEIGTHRIHLKEATELSDDVLRTRLQKPDDERMFLVGEAFRRGYALQEIQDLTNIDWWFLDKIEGIVAFEDKIRQEATLSREMLYQAKRRGFSDRSIAELRKEGNPNGSHTNEHDIRTYRKELDIVPVYKMVDTCAAEFEASTPYYYSTYEVENEVTPSTKEKVLVLGSGPIRIGQGIEFDYSTVHAVWAIQKAGYEAVIINNNPETVSTDFSTSDRLYFEPLFLEDVMNVIEQEKPIGVIVQFGGQTAINLAAPLSKAGVKILGSSLESIDMAEDRKKFEALLRSLNVAQPEGNTVTSVGEAVETAQKLGYPVLVRPSYVLGGRAMEIVYSDEDLLSYMEVAVKINPEHPVLIDRYMLGMEAEVDAICDGDTVLIPGIMEHIERAGVHSGDSIAVYPPQSLSDSVKEQIVEITIKVSKALNVIGLVNIQFVIHNEIVYVIEVNPRSSRTVPFLSKVTNLQMANLATQAILGTKLADLGHKDGLWPEDEYVSVKVPVFSFAKLRRVDPTLTPEMKSTGEVMGRDVQYAKALYKGLLGAGMKIPTTGSIIATVADKDKEEALELLRGFYSIGYKIIATGGTAAMLEEAGMVVTTVNKLSEGSPNILDLIREGKAQFVFNTLTKGKTPERDGFRIRREAVENGVVCMTSLDTVRALLRMMETINFSSRSMPTLLHK
- the pyrF gene encoding orotidine-5'-phosphate decarboxylase — protein: MSLTREREQAAGKIMVALDYADAASAERLLNELEGIPCYMKVGMQLFYAAGPAFITGLKERGYKVFLDVKMHDIPNTVKGGSGSVTRLGVDMFNVHAAGGSAMLAAAVEGMEAALAVGQAKPSIIAVTQLTSTNQTTLNEQIGIAGTVEQAVLRYAELARAAGLNGVVASPAEVQAIKQACGASFQTVTPGIRPKGADIGDQSRIMTPAEALKQGTDYMVIGRPITAAANARAVLEAIIEELI